Proteins from a genomic interval of Rhodococcoides fascians A25f:
- the gcvP gene encoding aminomethyl-transferring glycine dehydrogenase, which yields MTDRTASSAHTFVDRHIGPDATELVRILHTIGVDDLDELARKAVPSSILDTVVDGVPDGLATLPQALSEHEVLAALADLAGQNTVATSMIGLGYYDTLTPPVLTRGILENPAWYTAYTPYQPEISQGRLEALLNFQTMVSDLTGMDVANASMLDESTAAAESMTLMRRANRASKSPRLLVDSDIFPQTAAVLATRAEPLGIELVYADLADGLPDGEFFGVLTQLPGASGRLVDHTATIESAHERGALVAVGVDLLAATVVTPPGEIGADVCFGTTQRFGVPMGYGGPHAGYLAVRSGHSRQLPGRLVGVSLDADGHRAYRLALQTREQHIRREKATSNICTAQVLLAIVAAMYASYHGADGLRAIATRVNMHARSLAAGLQEAGVEVVHTDFFDTVLVAVPGRAKAVTDDAKQRGINVRLVDADHVAVACDEATSSDTIAGVLAAFGAEPAGSGAESVPANMARTSDYLTHPAFTRYRTETAMLRYLRALSDKDIALDRSMIPLGSCTMKLNATAEMESITWPQFARQHPFAPSSDVPGLLRVIDDLERWLVDITGYDAVSLQPNAGSQGEYAGLLAIRRYHLANGDAERVVCLIPSSAHGTNAASAVMVGMRVVVVACRPNGDVDVDDLRAKIAEHADTLAAIMITYPSTHGVYEHEISEICAAVHDAGGQVYVDGANLNALVGLARPGRFGGDVSHLNLHKTFCIPHGGGGPGVGPIGVRSHLQPHLPGHPFAPQLGSGPTVSGAPYGSASILTITWAYIAMMGATGLRQATLTAIASANYIARRLDEYFPVLYTGDNGMVAHECILDLRGLTKDTGVTVDDVAKRLADYGFHAPTMSFPVPGTLMVEPTESENLEEIDAFCDAMIAIRAEIDRVGSGEWTVDDNPLRGAPHTAQCLVADWDHPYSRELAAYPAGYDRPKVWPAVRRIDGAHGDRNLVCSCPPIEAFA from the coding sequence GTGACCGACCGAACTGCCTCGTCCGCACACACTTTCGTCGATCGACACATCGGGCCCGACGCGACCGAACTGGTTCGCATCCTCCACACCATCGGCGTCGACGACCTGGACGAGCTGGCCCGTAAAGCAGTGCCGTCCTCGATCCTCGACACCGTGGTCGACGGCGTGCCCGACGGATTGGCGACGCTCCCGCAGGCGTTGAGTGAGCACGAGGTACTGGCTGCATTGGCCGACCTCGCCGGCCAGAACACCGTCGCGACGTCCATGATCGGCCTGGGTTACTACGACACACTCACTCCACCGGTGCTGACCCGAGGGATCTTGGAGAACCCGGCCTGGTACACCGCGTACACGCCGTACCAACCCGAAATCAGCCAGGGTCGGCTCGAGGCGTTGCTGAACTTCCAGACCATGGTCTCCGATCTCACGGGCATGGATGTGGCCAATGCGTCGATGCTCGACGAGTCCACTGCGGCAGCCGAATCCATGACTCTGATGCGACGCGCGAACAGAGCGTCGAAGTCGCCCCGGCTGCTCGTCGATTCCGACATCTTCCCGCAGACGGCTGCCGTTCTCGCCACTCGTGCCGAGCCGCTCGGCATCGAGCTGGTGTACGCCGATCTGGCCGACGGCCTGCCGGACGGAGAGTTCTTCGGGGTGTTGACCCAGCTGCCCGGTGCGTCCGGCCGACTGGTCGACCACACAGCCACCATCGAGTCCGCGCACGAGCGGGGTGCGTTGGTGGCCGTGGGCGTGGACCTGCTGGCGGCCACCGTCGTGACTCCGCCCGGTGAGATCGGCGCGGACGTCTGCTTCGGCACCACCCAGAGGTTCGGGGTTCCGATGGGATACGGCGGGCCGCACGCCGGGTACCTGGCGGTGCGTTCCGGTCATTCTCGTCAGCTCCCCGGACGACTCGTCGGGGTTTCGCTCGACGCGGACGGCCACCGGGCCTACCGATTGGCGCTGCAGACCCGCGAGCAGCACATCCGCCGCGAGAAGGCGACGTCGAACATCTGTACCGCTCAGGTCCTGCTGGCCATCGTTGCCGCGATGTACGCCAGTTACCACGGCGCAGACGGGTTGCGCGCCATAGCAACTCGGGTCAACATGCACGCTCGATCCCTGGCTGCCGGCCTGCAGGAGGCAGGCGTCGAGGTGGTGCACACCGACTTCTTCGATACCGTCCTCGTGGCGGTTCCCGGTCGGGCAAAGGCCGTCACCGACGATGCCAAGCAGCGCGGGATCAATGTCAGACTGGTCGATGCCGATCACGTCGCAGTCGCGTGCGACGAGGCGACGTCGTCCGACACGATCGCAGGAGTGCTCGCTGCGTTCGGTGCCGAGCCCGCCGGGTCCGGTGCCGAGTCGGTGCCGGCGAACATGGCTCGCACGTCGGACTACCTCACGCATCCGGCCTTCACTCGGTACCGCACCGAGACGGCGATGCTTCGTTACCTGCGCGCGCTGTCCGACAAGGACATTGCGCTCGACCGGAGCATGATCCCGCTGGGCTCCTGCACGATGAAATTGAACGCTACCGCGGAGATGGAATCGATCACCTGGCCGCAGTTCGCCCGCCAACACCCCTTCGCTCCGTCTTCGGACGTACCCGGCCTGCTGCGCGTGATCGACGACCTCGAACGGTGGCTCGTCGACATCACCGGCTACGACGCAGTGAGTCTGCAGCCGAACGCGGGAAGTCAGGGCGAGTACGCGGGTCTGCTGGCCATTCGTCGGTACCACCTCGCCAACGGCGACGCCGAGCGCGTCGTGTGTCTGATCCCGTCGAGCGCCCACGGCACCAACGCGGCGTCGGCCGTGATGGTGGGCATGCGTGTCGTGGTCGTTGCCTGCCGCCCGAACGGCGACGTCGATGTCGACGACCTGCGCGCCAAGATCGCCGAGCACGCCGACACGCTCGCCGCGATCATGATCACGTACCCCTCCACACACGGCGTCTACGAACACGAGATCTCCGAGATCTGTGCGGCGGTGCACGACGCGGGCGGCCAGGTGTACGTCGACGGTGCCAACCTCAACGCCCTTGTCGGACTCGCACGCCCCGGCCGGTTCGGTGGCGACGTCAGCCACCTGAACCTGCACAAGACGTTCTGCATCCCACACGGTGGCGGCGGGCCAGGAGTGGGACCCATCGGTGTTCGATCGCACCTGCAGCCCCACCTGCCGGGCCATCCGTTTGCCCCGCAGCTCGGTTCGGGACCGACGGTGTCCGGAGCCCCGTACGGCAGCGCTTCGATCCTGACGATCACATGGGCGTACATCGCGATGATGGGCGCGACGGGACTCCGGCAGGCGACGTTGACGGCGATCGCGTCGGCCAACTACATCGCTCGCCGCCTCGACGAGTACTTCCCGGTGCTCTACACCGGTGACAACGGCATGGTCGCCCACGAGTGCATTCTCGATCTGCGAGGTCTGACGAAGGACACCGGCGTCACCGTCGACGATGTGGCGAAGAGACTGGCGGACTACGGATTCCACGCGCCGACGATGAGCTTCCCGGTTCCCGGAACCCTGATGGTGGAGCCCACCGAGAGCGAGAACCTCGAGGAGATCGATGCGTTCTGCGATGCGATGATCGCAATCAGAGCCGAGATCGATCGCGTTGGATCCGGCGAATGGACCGTGGACGACAACCCGCTTCGGGGAGCGCCCCACACTGCCCAGTGTCTGGTAGCGGACTGGGATCACCCGTATTCACGGGAGCTGGCGGCCTACCCTGCCGGTTACGACCGTCCGAAGGTGTGGCCGGCGGTGCGGCGCATCGACGGCGCACACGGCGACCGCAATTTGGTGTGCTCGTGCCCGCCGATCGAGGCGTTCGCCTGA
- the gcvH gene encoding glycine cleavage system protein GcvH, with amino-acid sequence MSDIDTPADLYYTPEHEWVQRTGPAAVRIGITDFAQSQLGDVVFVQLPAVGDTVTAGESLGEVESTKSVSDVFSPLTAKVIGVNQDLDGEPEKVNSGPYTGGWLIDLEVSSPEELDAALAQMLDAAGYALITAE; translated from the coding sequence TTGAGCGACATCGACACACCAGCTGATCTGTACTACACGCCCGAGCACGAGTGGGTGCAGCGCACAGGCCCGGCGGCAGTGCGAATCGGTATCACCGATTTCGCGCAGTCTCAGCTGGGGGACGTGGTGTTCGTTCAGCTTCCGGCTGTCGGCGACACCGTCACCGCGGGTGAGTCTCTCGGAGAAGTCGAGTCGACCAAGAGTGTGTCCGACGTGTTCAGCCCGTTGACTGCGAAAGTGATTGGCGTGAACCAGGATTTGGACGGCGAACCGGAGAAGGTGAATTCGGGACCGTACACCGGGGGCTGGCTGATCGACCTGGAGGTTTCGTCGCCGGAGGAGTTGGACGCGGCACTGGCGCAGATGCTCGACGCTGCCGGATATGCTCTCATCACGGCCGAGTGA
- a CDS encoding MerR family transcriptional regulator, whose product MQPGLFPDDSVPDELVGYRVPSACQIAGITYRQLDYWARTGLVVPSIRGAAGSGSQRLYSFKDMLVLKIVKRLLDTGISLQNIRVAVDHLRQRGVGDLANITLFSDGTTVYECTSAEEVVDLLQGGQGVFGIAVNGAMRELTGTIADFPAERADGGESQPSPEDELASRRKNRASRKTG is encoded by the coding sequence ATTCAGCCGGGATTGTTCCCCGATGATTCGGTGCCGGACGAGCTCGTGGGTTACCGAGTGCCCAGTGCCTGCCAGATCGCCGGCATCACCTACCGTCAGCTCGACTACTGGGCCCGCACCGGGTTGGTCGTCCCGTCCATTCGCGGCGCAGCAGGCTCAGGCAGTCAGCGGCTGTACTCGTTCAAGGACATGCTGGTTCTGAAGATCGTCAAGCGACTGCTCGATACCGGTATCTCGTTGCAGAACATCCGCGTCGCCGTCGATCACCTGCGCCAGCGCGGGGTGGGCGACCTCGCCAACATCACCTTGTTCTCGGACGGCACGACCGTGTACGAGTGCACGTCCGCCGAAGAGGTGGTCGACCTCTTGCAGGGCGGTCAGGGAGTGTTCGGTATCGCCGTGAACGGCGCGATGCGCGAGCTCACCGGCACCATCGCCGACTTCCCGGCCGAACGAGCCGATGGCGGTGAAAGCCAGCCGAGTCCCGAGGACGAGCTGGCCTCACGCCGCAAGAATCGCGCGAGCCGCAAGACCGGCTAG
- the ftsR gene encoding transcriptional regulator FtsR produces the protein MTAVGQQSNGGMSIGSVLDRLRPDFPDVTISKIRFLEAEGLISPERTPSGYRRFSIADCERLRFVLTAQRDQYLPLKVIKEQLEAIDHGVATVERADASVKRPRSLTLAAGEVSPEEFLPDREVRISKADLLAQAGIDDAFLTELLRSGLITPGQAGFYDDGAVTLARTAHAMLQFGLEVRHLRAFKLAADREAGLVAQIAGPVAKGRDAGARDRAEEMIRELAALSLTLHTCLVKAAVRGALDR, from the coding sequence GTGACCGCCGTCGGGCAGCAGTCCAACGGGGGGATGTCGATTGGCTCCGTCCTCGATCGACTTCGGCCCGACTTTCCGGATGTGACGATCTCGAAGATCAGATTTCTCGAAGCCGAGGGTCTGATCTCTCCGGAACGTACGCCGTCGGGATACCGGCGGTTTTCCATTGCAGACTGCGAACGGCTCCGATTCGTTCTGACCGCCCAGCGTGACCAGTACCTGCCGCTCAAGGTGATCAAGGAGCAACTCGAAGCTATCGATCACGGTGTTGCGACTGTCGAGCGAGCCGACGCATCGGTCAAACGGCCGCGGTCTCTGACGCTCGCCGCGGGCGAGGTGTCGCCCGAGGAGTTCTTGCCGGACCGAGAGGTGCGGATCAGCAAAGCAGACCTCCTGGCGCAGGCCGGTATCGACGACGCGTTCCTGACCGAGTTGCTGCGGAGCGGGTTGATCACTCCCGGGCAGGCCGGTTTCTACGACGACGGAGCCGTGACGCTTGCACGCACGGCACACGCGATGTTGCAGTTCGGTCTCGAAGTGCGTCATCTGCGTGCCTTCAAACTCGCGGCGGACCGCGAGGCCGGTTTGGTTGCACAGATTGCCGGACCGGTCGCCAAGGGCCGCGACGCCGGCGCGCGTGATCGCGCGGAAGAAATGATTCGGGAGCTCGCGGCGTTGTCGTTGACGTTGCACACCTGTCTGGTCAAAGCGGCGGTGCGCGGTGCACTCGACCGGTAA
- the odhI gene encoding oxoglutarate dehydrogenase inhibitor Odhl, producing MSQNDNDSNYGESPAETTSVFRADFLQELDNSAAAQSTEAPVSGVEGLPVGAALLVVKRGPNAGSRFLLDQPTTSAGRHPDSDIFLDDVTVSRRHAEFRQDEDDFQVVDVGSLNGTYVNREPVDSAVLANGDEVQIGKFRLVFLTGPRGGNGSQVGDASAGAGSQ from the coding sequence GTGAGCCAGAACGACAACGACAGCAACTACGGGGAGTCGCCGGCAGAGACCACCTCGGTCTTCCGTGCAGATTTCCTCCAGGAGCTGGACAACTCCGCGGCCGCCCAGAGCACCGAAGCTCCGGTCTCGGGTGTCGAGGGGCTGCCTGTCGGTGCCGCTCTGCTCGTCGTCAAGCGCGGCCCCAATGCCGGATCGCGGTTTCTGCTCGACCAGCCGACCACCTCCGCCGGACGGCATCCCGACAGCGACATCTTCCTGGACGACGTCACAGTCAGTCGTCGGCACGCCGAGTTCCGGCAGGACGAGGACGACTTCCAGGTCGTCGACGTCGGCAGCCTCAACGGCACCTACGTCAACCGGGAGCCGGTCGACTCCGCAGTTCTGGCCAACGGCGACGAGGTGCAGATCGGTAAGTTCCGGTTGGTGTTCCTGACCGGGCCGCGGGGCGGCAACGGATCTCAGGTCGGCGACGCGTCTGCGGGTGCAGGAAGCCAGTGA
- a CDS encoding bifunctional nuclease family protein, with the protein MSEMRVVGIRVEQPQNQPVLLLREADGDRYLPIWIGQTEAAAIALEQQGVQPARPLTHDLVKNLISALGRELKEVRIVDLQEGTFYADLVFDKDVRVSARPSDSVAIALRAGVPIFAEEPVLAEAGLIMPDEREDEVEKFKEFLESVSPDDFKATDG; encoded by the coding sequence ATGAGTGAGATGCGTGTGGTCGGTATTCGTGTCGAACAGCCGCAGAATCAGCCCGTGCTGCTGCTGCGTGAGGCCGATGGTGATCGGTACCTGCCGATCTGGATCGGTCAAACCGAGGCTGCTGCAATTGCTTTGGAGCAACAAGGGGTCCAGCCTGCCCGACCGCTCACCCACGATCTCGTCAAGAACCTGATCTCGGCGTTGGGTCGCGAGCTCAAGGAAGTGCGCATCGTGGACCTTCAGGAGGGCACCTTCTACGCCGATCTCGTGTTCGACAAAGACGTCCGAGTTTCTGCTCGTCCGTCGGATTCCGTCGCCATTGCACTGCGAGCCGGGGTACCGATCTTTGCCGAGGAACCCGTGTTGGCCGAGGCCGGCTTGATCATGCCCGACGAGCGTGAGGACGAGGTCGAGAAGTTCAAGGAGTTCCTCGAATCGGTGTCGCCGGACGACTTCAAGGCCACCGACGGGTAA
- a CDS encoding metallophosphoesterase gives MSRVLFVGVFLLLVTLFLHWRFLSVTGAPTRLKRPADVLLLLLWLCALIGFGSGVVFDPSWARGPAFVGLTWLAVVLYLFLGTVLVGLVCTVVRVVFATMRRDSATARLRVSRVGSAITALVSIAAVGYGLVEAATPRVTNTAVALGGLPAEFDGVRVALVSDLHAGPSRGAGFVRTVVDSVNAQNPDVVLLDGDLIDGTVALVGEDLEPLRDLDAPLGVFAVSGNHEFYAGDGGEWLDFWATLGIDVLRNERTTITRGDAAIDIAGINDATAPAPYEPDLAAALDGIDSDRFVLLMAHQPKQALEASDFGVDMQVSGHTHGGQIWPIRYLVPLQQPSVEGLDTIGNTTLYTTRGAGAWGPPVRVAAPPEIAMLELTRG, from the coding sequence GGCGTCTTCCTGCTACTCGTCACCCTCTTTCTCCATTGGCGGTTCCTGTCCGTCACCGGAGCACCTACTCGCCTGAAGCGGCCGGCGGATGTGCTGTTGCTACTTCTGTGGCTGTGCGCACTGATCGGGTTCGGCAGCGGTGTCGTCTTCGATCCGTCCTGGGCTCGCGGTCCGGCGTTCGTCGGCCTCACCTGGCTCGCCGTCGTGCTGTACCTGTTCCTCGGAACGGTGCTCGTCGGGCTCGTCTGCACAGTCGTTCGAGTTGTCTTCGCGACGATGCGCCGCGATTCGGCCACTGCACGGTTGCGGGTGTCGAGGGTCGGCTCGGCGATCACTGCGCTCGTCAGCATTGCCGCAGTGGGGTACGGACTCGTAGAAGCTGCGACTCCGCGCGTGACGAACACCGCCGTTGCGCTGGGCGGGCTGCCGGCCGAATTCGACGGAGTACGAGTGGCGTTGGTGTCGGATCTGCATGCCGGTCCCTCCCGCGGTGCGGGATTCGTTCGTACGGTCGTCGATTCGGTCAACGCCCAGAATCCCGATGTCGTGCTACTCGACGGCGATCTCATCGACGGCACGGTTGCTCTGGTGGGAGAAGATCTCGAGCCGCTTCGCGACCTCGACGCGCCGCTGGGAGTGTTCGCCGTCAGCGGCAATCACGAGTTCTATGCGGGCGACGGCGGCGAATGGCTCGACTTCTGGGCCACGCTCGGCATCGACGTGCTGCGAAACGAACGCACGACGATCACTCGTGGCGACGCTGCAATCGATATCGCCGGCATCAACGACGCCACCGCACCGGCTCCGTACGAACCCGATCTCGCTGCGGCATTGGACGGGATCGATTCCGATAGATTCGTACTACTGATGGCACATCAACCGAAGCAAGCCTTGGAGGCATCGGACTTCGGAGTCGACATGCAGGTGTCCGGGCACACACACGGTGGCCAGATCTGGCCGATCCGCTATCTGGTGCCGCTGCAGCAGCCCAGTGTCGAAGGGCTGGACACGATCGGCAACACCACGCTGTACACCACCCGCGGTGCCGGCGCGTGGGGTCCACCGGTGCGGGTGGCCGCCCCGCCCGAGATCGCGATGCTCGAACTCACGCGGGGCTGA